From a region of the Chitinophaga caseinilytica genome:
- a CDS encoding NAD-dependent epimerase/dehydratase family protein, whose translation MPENLSVIITGATGMVGEGVLLECLQNPNVEKVLIINRRPSGYSHPKLKEIIHENFFNVKSIADQFTGYNACFFCLGVSSVGKSEPEYYRQTYVLTMHVAEVMAAVNPDIAFCYVSGSGTDGSEHGRVMWARVKGKTENDLMKLPFRKVFAFRPGLLKATKGQKNLVTIYKYLGWMFPFFRSLFPGFASTLQELGKAMIEVSRNGYTSNVIEVRDIHKLAAKP comes from the coding sequence ATGCCAGAAAACCTTAGCGTCATCATCACAGGCGCCACCGGAATGGTCGGAGAGGGCGTTCTCCTGGAATGCCTGCAAAACCCGAATGTCGAGAAAGTATTGATTATCAATCGCAGACCGTCGGGGTACAGCCATCCCAAACTGAAGGAGATCATCCATGAGAATTTTTTCAACGTCAAGTCCATCGCCGATCAGTTTACCGGCTACAACGCCTGTTTCTTCTGCCTGGGCGTTTCATCCGTCGGAAAAAGCGAACCGGAATATTACCGGCAAACCTATGTGCTCACGATGCACGTGGCCGAAGTGATGGCCGCCGTCAACCCCGATATCGCATTTTGCTATGTGTCCGGCTCCGGGACCGACGGGTCCGAACATGGCCGCGTCATGTGGGCGCGGGTAAAGGGCAAAACGGAGAACGATCTTATGAAACTCCCTTTCCGCAAGGTTTTCGCGTTTCGGCCAGGATTGCTGAAAGCAACGAAAGGACAAAAGAACCTCGTCACGATCTACAAATACCTCGGCTGGATGTTCCCATTCTTCCGTTCCCTTTTCCCAGGCTTTGCCAGCACGCTGCAGGAGCTGGGAAAGGCCATGATCGAAGTTTCCCGCAACGGCTATACTTCCAATGTCATCGAAGTGAGGGACATACACAAACTCGCCGCCAAACCCTGA
- a CDS encoding alpha/beta hydrolase — translation MKTIVFLTGCFVHHSCWDDWKAYFEQEGYQCIVPPWPHKSEQPATLRARQPDPAIGSIRLADLKNYFSDIISRLPEKPILIGHSFGGLLVQLMLQRDIAAAGVAIHSVPPAGVLTLSPAFFRSTWGPLGFFTPVSKTFLMSFPQWQFSFTNGLPLKEQQATYDQLVIPESKRVSRDALGKEGKVDFRKPHVPLLFVAGEKDQIMPASLNHTNFKKYGKSEGVLEYKLFSGKTHSVLGQSGWQENAAYIHGWLKENV, via the coding sequence ATGAAAACTATCGTTTTTCTGACCGGTTGCTTCGTCCATCATTCCTGCTGGGACGATTGGAAAGCTTATTTCGAGCAAGAGGGTTACCAGTGCATCGTGCCACCGTGGCCCCACAAATCGGAACAGCCCGCTACGCTGCGCGCCCGTCAGCCCGACCCCGCCATTGGATCCATCCGGCTGGCCGATTTAAAAAACTATTTCAGCGACATCATTTCCCGGTTGCCCGAAAAGCCTATTCTGATCGGCCATTCGTTCGGCGGGCTGCTCGTTCAGCTCATGCTCCAGCGCGATATTGCCGCGGCGGGCGTGGCGATACATTCCGTGCCGCCTGCTGGTGTATTGACGCTGTCTCCTGCCTTTTTCCGGTCTACCTGGGGGCCGCTGGGCTTCTTCACACCGGTTTCCAAAACCTTCCTCATGTCGTTCCCGCAGTGGCAGTTTTCCTTTACGAACGGGTTGCCGTTGAAGGAGCAACAGGCGACGTACGACCAGCTCGTGATCCCCGAATCCAAGCGCGTATCGCGCGATGCGCTGGGCAAGGAAGGGAAGGTCGATTTCAGAAAACCCCACGTGCCGCTACTTTTCGTGGCCGGCGAAAAAGATCAGATCATGCCGGCTTCGCTGAACCATACCAATTTCAAAAAGTACGGTAAAAGCGAAGGTGTTTTGGAATACAAGCTGTTTTCCGGCAAAACGCACTCCGTGCTGGGGCAAAGCGGCTGGCAGGAAAATGCGGCTTACATCCACGGCTGGCTGAAGGAAAATGTATAA
- a CDS encoding YihY/virulence factor BrkB family protein, whose product MYNFAPGRHGGAAALMINSETRREGRWKSFVYAFREAFNVLQANDPLRMAGATAFFTTFALPAILIIIIQALRLLFEPRLISRQLFGELREVIGPEATHEVVETLQAFRGIAQNWLIAGIGFVFLLFVATTLLKVMTSSVNQLWSIRPVVRGNFRQIMVSRLKGVALILCTGVLFVLGIVGDSASAFIGEYLLRYWPDVGMYYNSALQYLLSVLSATLWFALVFYLLPDGRVNGKILLTGAFVTAILFNIGKLVLRWLLTYSNINSIYGASASTVLLLLFVFYVSLIFYYGATFANVWADASGRPIQPRKYAIKYQLQDVRPE is encoded by the coding sequence ATGTATAATTTCGCGCCGGGCCGCCATGGCGGTGCCGCCGCACTTATGATCAACAGCGAAACAAGAAGGGAAGGGCGATGGAAATCGTTCGTGTATGCGTTCAGGGAAGCGTTCAATGTATTGCAGGCGAACGATCCCCTGCGGATGGCGGGTGCCACGGCGTTTTTCACGACGTTCGCGCTGCCTGCCATCCTCATCATCATTATCCAGGCGCTGCGCCTGCTGTTCGAACCGCGGCTGATCTCGCGGCAGCTATTTGGCGAGCTGCGGGAAGTGATCGGTCCGGAAGCGACGCACGAAGTGGTGGAAACCCTCCAGGCGTTCCGGGGGATTGCGCAGAACTGGCTGATCGCGGGGATAGGGTTCGTTTTCCTGTTGTTCGTGGCCACAACGCTGCTCAAGGTGATGACGAGCTCGGTGAACCAGTTGTGGAGCATCCGGCCGGTGGTCCGGGGCAATTTCCGGCAGATCATGGTGTCGCGGCTGAAAGGCGTGGCGCTCATCCTTTGTACCGGGGTGTTGTTCGTTCTGGGGATCGTGGGCGATTCCGCCTCGGCCTTCATCGGCGAATATCTCCTGCGCTACTGGCCCGATGTGGGCATGTATTACAACAGCGCGCTGCAATACCTGCTGTCCGTCCTCTCCGCCACGCTCTGGTTCGCACTCGTATTCTACCTGCTGCCGGATGGCCGGGTGAACGGGAAAATACTGCTGACGGGCGCCTTCGTGACCGCGATCCTCTTCAACATCGGGAAGCTCGTGCTGCGCTGGCTATTGACGTACAGCAATATCAACAGCATTTACGGGGCGTCTGCCTCCACCGTATTATTGTTATTGTTTGTTTTCTACGTTTCGCTTATCTTTTACTACGGAGCTACCTTCGCCAACGTTTGGGCCGATGCCAGCGGCCGGCCCATCCAGCCCCGGAAATATGCCATCAAGTACCAATTGCAGGACGTACGGCCGGAGTAG
- a CDS encoding tetratricopeptide repeat protein produces MSPFRTYIKTIQTRLLIASLLIIASRASAQNIPALRASIAQAENDSLKAFFLNETGKAYLFKPGELKNDLDSAGYFFDQARILAQRTGHYKQYLTSLFNMTSLWIEMGTPWRAREVVSILSDDQQASVYARLSYHYTFKPGEYAYDLDTALMYGKKAIAISRKTGNIPVLGNTAQTMSTAYIEANQLTNALTMLSDVPAQAHYIIYHRVGYQYLMRRDKSPGDVDSSETHIRNSIRLGIQFNKRDLEHRNYYTLALIEFHRNRHVRAKMFMPHLQGVLKADICMTLARWHFIHTNEPDSARVYAKMAIANWDPERHQQLIKSARNFLSAVDIMEASRRVVVETVPGAQRFRKFIDMGRQYQSGFPAFDVTQLSISVNYIQSAIKIADSLNIDTMRILAWKEMAKTQCLLGDVPEARKYILLALSKYNHPQDTRNRALIWMHFGNIIRRQRPQYCDVAEAYLNASLLFAKAGDMENELNTGMESASFLQEDGRPEEASKLLLGLANKYANTDRAPTYKINRHLALLAQMRGDLGAALRYAMTGLRQAEQQNDKLVTTIMFVRLGEIYRDLVQYENSIDAYRKAVANAHGTGPDYDYYAALALTELLIEHRSAAEALAFVKQVYKDNPPVSYYPERLMEAALAQCYNALGQTGEAEKYYLSSIRNIDHIRVGDKLYTRLQLNVGKFYLGQKNIPSPRSTCAKPSATGQTSPAYPSPTMRITCSSSAIPPWACTARPSINTSSTNTITIRCSTSPKAGRFLNCKSSTKRKRKTSRSCCRNRKSASANRISCCSCGKSSCKNHSLTRPSSNGNKA; encoded by the coding sequence ATGAGCCCGTTCCGTACATATATCAAGACTATACAAACAAGGCTGCTGATCGCCAGCCTGCTCATCATCGCCTCCCGGGCTTCGGCACAAAACATCCCTGCCCTGCGGGCATCCATCGCCCAGGCGGAGAACGATTCACTGAAAGCCTTCTTCCTCAACGAAACCGGGAAAGCATACCTGTTCAAGCCCGGCGAACTGAAAAACGACCTCGACAGCGCAGGGTACTTCTTCGACCAGGCGCGCATCCTGGCACAACGCACCGGCCATTACAAACAGTATCTTACCAGCCTGTTCAACATGACCAGCCTCTGGATAGAAATGGGAACGCCCTGGCGCGCACGGGAGGTTGTTTCAATATTGAGCGACGATCAGCAGGCCAGTGTTTATGCCAGGCTTAGTTATCATTATACTTTCAAACCGGGAGAATACGCCTACGACCTGGATACCGCGCTGATGTACGGTAAAAAAGCGATCGCCATTTCCCGGAAAACCGGTAATATACCCGTGCTGGGAAACACTGCACAGACGATGTCTACGGCCTACATCGAGGCAAACCAGCTGACCAATGCGCTTACAATGCTGTCAGACGTTCCCGCCCAGGCGCATTACATCATTTACCACCGCGTGGGTTACCAGTACCTGATGCGGCGCGACAAATCTCCCGGCGACGTAGACAGCTCCGAAACCCACATCCGCAATTCCATTCGCCTTGGCATCCAGTTCAACAAGCGCGACCTGGAACATCGGAACTACTACACCCTCGCCCTGATCGAGTTCCACCGTAACCGGCATGTCCGCGCAAAAATGTTCATGCCGCACCTGCAGGGTGTGCTGAAGGCGGATATCTGCATGACGCTCGCCCGCTGGCACTTCATACATACCAACGAGCCGGACAGCGCCCGTGTGTATGCAAAAATGGCCATCGCCAACTGGGACCCCGAGCGTCACCAGCAGCTGATAAAGTCTGCCAGGAATTTTTTATCGGCCGTAGACATCATGGAGGCCTCGCGGCGGGTGGTCGTGGAAACCGTGCCCGGTGCGCAACGGTTCCGGAAGTTTATTGATATGGGAAGGCAATACCAGTCCGGATTCCCGGCGTTCGACGTTACCCAGCTGAGCATTTCCGTCAATTATATACAGAGCGCCATCAAAATTGCCGATTCGCTGAACATCGACACCATGCGCATCCTGGCCTGGAAGGAAATGGCAAAAACGCAATGCCTCCTGGGCGATGTTCCGGAAGCCCGCAAATACATCCTGCTCGCGCTTTCCAAATACAATCACCCGCAAGATACGCGCAACAGGGCCCTGATCTGGATGCATTTCGGCAACATCATCCGCCGCCAGCGCCCGCAATACTGTGACGTCGCCGAAGCATACCTCAATGCCAGCCTGCTGTTCGCAAAGGCGGGCGATATGGAAAACGAACTGAACACCGGCATGGAATCCGCCAGCTTCCTTCAGGAAGACGGCCGGCCCGAAGAAGCCAGCAAGCTCCTGCTCGGTCTCGCCAATAAATACGCCAACACCGATCGCGCCCCCACTTACAAAATCAACCGCCACCTCGCGCTCCTCGCCCAGATGCGCGGCGACCTGGGAGCGGCGCTTCGCTATGCCATGACGGGTTTACGGCAGGCAGAACAACAGAACGATAAACTTGTAACTACCATAATGTTCGTCCGGCTGGGCGAGATCTACCGCGATCTCGTCCAATACGAAAACAGCATCGACGCATACCGGAAAGCGGTCGCCAACGCGCATGGAACCGGCCCGGATTACGACTATTATGCCGCCCTCGCCCTCACGGAACTGCTGATCGAACACCGCAGCGCCGCCGAAGCCCTGGCATTTGTAAAGCAGGTATATAAAGACAATCCGCCCGTGAGCTATTATCCCGAACGCCTCATGGAAGCCGCGCTGGCACAATGTTACAATGCGCTGGGACAAACGGGGGAAGCGGAAAAATATTACCTGTCGTCTATCCGGAACATCGACCATATCCGCGTGGGCGATAAACTCTACACCCGGCTGCAACTCAACGTCGGCAAGTTTTATCTCGGGCAAAAAAATATACCATCGCCTCGGAGCACCTGCGCAAAGCCCTCAGCTACCGGCCAGACATCGCCAGCATATCCCTCACCAACAATGCGCATTACATGCTCTTCCAGTGCGATTCCGCCATGGGCATGTACCGCCAGGCCATCGATCAATACCAGCTCTACAAATACTATAACGATTCGCTGTTCAACGTCGCCAAAAGCCGGCAGATTTCTGAATTGCAAATCCAGTACGAAACGGAAAAGAAAGACCAGTCGCTCCTGCTGCAGGAACAGGAAATCCGCCTCCGCGAACAGGATATCATGCTGCTCATGCGGAAAGAGCTCCTGCAAAAATCACAGCTTAACCAGGCCATCCTCCAACGGGAACAAAGCCTGA
- a CDS encoding sigma 54-interacting response regulator — protein MNEKVLIVEDQFIEANDLRLMLEKAGYRVCGIARSVPQAQELIRQDKPDLVLLDIFLKGRQTGIDLAHELREQHIAFIYLSANSSQDVLTAAKATQPYGFLVKPFRERDVLATLEIARFRHENSLESHLRRETALRKELAQLQASGGTPEQRLLQAGIALQPYVPFEYLSVSFRRNGEVRHLRDYRRIGFNEYQELGATELGNITGLPADALEKLLSAQPWETPALFNGADFTREQRNVPLMQQLAKSFHLQSSFVYPFTLHNGHTCILHFYSKLPDAFQQPHTEICHRQRDLLAELAESSAGAAPEREGTPAARKAPPAKVFNGIVGNSHLLLKVFDHLSQAAPIDTSILILGESGTGKERIADCIHQLSPRRNKPLVKVNCAALPATLIESELFGHEKGAFTGAMDRRIGKFEQAHEGTVFLDEIGEMPVELQAKLLRVLQEREIERLGSRAPIKINVRFIAATNRNLEKEVAEGRFRLDLYYRLNVFPLTLPSLRDRAEDIPLLVQHFIDVFNNKTGKRIQGVSDKVMAQLQQYHWPGNIRELEHMIERGMLLNRGPLIEEIMLPGNPRPPEPVQSTTNILPDSRVKTIHENERDHILSVLKKCNGRVWGAGGAAELLQIPPTTLHSKMKKLGIRKEHLS, from the coding sequence ATGAATGAAAAAGTGCTGATCGTAGAAGATCAATTTATCGAAGCCAACGACCTCCGGCTCATGCTGGAAAAAGCAGGGTACAGGGTGTGCGGGATCGCGCGGTCGGTACCACAGGCGCAGGAGCTTATCCGGCAAGACAAGCCCGACCTCGTGCTGCTGGACATATTCCTCAAAGGCAGGCAAACCGGCATCGACCTGGCGCATGAGCTGCGCGAGCAACATATCGCTTTCATTTACCTGAGCGCCAATTCCAGCCAGGACGTGCTTACCGCCGCCAAAGCCACGCAGCCCTATGGCTTTCTCGTGAAGCCCTTCCGCGAGCGCGATGTGCTGGCAACGCTGGAAATAGCCCGGTTCCGGCACGAAAACAGCCTGGAATCGCACCTGCGGCGGGAAACGGCGTTGCGGAAGGAACTGGCGCAATTGCAAGCCTCCGGCGGAACGCCGGAACAGCGGCTGTTGCAGGCGGGCATAGCATTGCAGCCTTACGTTCCCTTCGAATACCTGTCCGTCAGTTTCCGGCGGAACGGCGAGGTGCGCCATCTGCGCGACTATCGACGGATCGGGTTCAACGAATACCAGGAGCTGGGCGCCACGGAGCTGGGGAACATCACCGGTTTGCCGGCCGACGCGCTGGAGAAACTGCTAAGCGCGCAGCCCTGGGAAACCCCTGCATTGTTCAACGGTGCCGATTTCACGCGGGAGCAGCGGAATGTTCCGCTCATGCAACAACTCGCGAAATCCTTCCACCTCCAATCCTCTTTCGTATATCCGTTCACTTTACACAACGGCCATACCTGCATCCTCCATTTCTACAGCAAACTGCCCGACGCTTTCCAGCAACCGCATACCGAGATTTGCCATCGCCAGCGCGACCTGCTGGCCGAACTGGCGGAAAGCAGCGCCGGCGCCGCCCCCGAGCGCGAAGGCACGCCTGCAGCCAGGAAAGCGCCGCCGGCAAAGGTGTTCAACGGCATCGTCGGCAACAGCCACCTGCTGCTCAAAGTGTTCGACCACCTTTCCCAGGCCGCACCGATAGACACTTCCATCCTCATCCTCGGCGAAAGCGGCACCGGCAAGGAAAGGATCGCCGATTGCATCCATCAGCTGTCGCCCAGGCGCAACAAGCCCCTCGTGAAAGTGAACTGCGCCGCGCTGCCCGCCACCCTCATCGAATCGGAATTGTTCGGCCATGAAAAAGGCGCCTTTACCGGCGCGATGGACCGCAGGATCGGCAAGTTCGAACAGGCGCACGAAGGCACCGTGTTCCTCGACGAAATCGGCGAAATGCCCGTGGAACTGCAGGCCAAACTGCTGCGCGTGCTGCAGGAAAGGGAAATCGAGCGCCTCGGAAGCCGCGCGCCCATCAAGATCAACGTGCGCTTCATCGCCGCCACCAACCGGAACCTCGAAAAAGAAGTAGCCGAAGGAAGATTCCGCCTCGACCTCTATTACCGCCTCAACGTTTTTCCACTCACTTTGCCCAGCCTGCGCGACCGGGCCGAAGACATTCCCCTGCTTGTACAGCATTTCATCGATGTGTTCAACAACAAGACCGGCAAACGCATCCAGGGCGTCAGCGATAAAGTGATGGCACAACTGCAGCAATACCACTGGCCGGGCAATATCCGCGAACTGGAGCACATGATCGAGCGCGGCATGCTGCTCAACCGCGGGCCACTCATCGAAGAAATCATGCTGCCCGGAAACCCAAGACCGCCCGAGCCCGTACAAAGTACGACGAACATACTGCCAGACAGCCGGGTGAAAACGATCCATGAGAACGAGCGCGATCACATCCTCAGCGTCCTCAAAAAATGCAATGGCCGCGTATGGGGTGCCGGCGGGGCCGCGGAACTACTACAAATCCCTCCCACCACGCTTCATTCGAAAATGAAAAAACTCGGCATCCGGAAAGAACACCTCAGCTGA
- a CDS encoding GntR family transcriptional regulator, which produces MKTDSLANKVYVDLRRQILSNQLVPGMRLKEDEWARKTAVSRMAVREALTRLLGENLVVFGEKGGYFVKSMTPNDIREIRELRELLELGALRLLAQKPNTALLDTLDKICEDFTAMVEKGYLGGACDADMKFHETLISGACNAKLMELYQFSNIPLFHMKLGKMLMDDYAQTDREHRQIVNALRKQDLKLAQSTLVKHLERGEETALGLI; this is translated from the coding sequence ATGAAAACAGATTCCTTAGCGAATAAAGTGTATGTTGACCTCCGGCGTCAGATCCTATCCAATCAGCTCGTTCCGGGCATGCGCCTGAAGGAGGACGAGTGGGCGCGCAAAACGGCGGTGAGCCGGATGGCGGTGCGGGAGGCGTTGACGCGCCTGTTGGGAGAAAACCTCGTTGTTTTCGGTGAAAAGGGTGGATATTTCGTGAAGTCGATGACCCCGAACGATATCAGGGAGATCCGCGAGCTGCGGGAGCTCCTGGAACTGGGTGCGCTCCGCCTCCTGGCGCAAAAGCCCAACACGGCTTTGCTGGATACGCTCGATAAAATCTGCGAAGACTTTACCGCCATGGTCGAAAAGGGATATCTCGGCGGCGCCTGCGATGCGGACATGAAGTTCCACGAAACCCTCATCTCCGGGGCTTGTAACGCCAAGCTGATGGAGCTGTACCAATTCAGTAATATTCCGCTTTTCCATATGAAACTGGGTAAAATGCTGATGGACGATTATGCGCAGACCGACCGGGAGCACCGCCAGATCGTGAACGCGCTCCGCAAGCAAGACCTCAAGCTGGCGCAATCCACGCTGGTGAAGCATCTCGAAAGAGGGGAGGAGACGGCTTTGGGGCTGATTTGA
- a CDS encoding multidrug effflux MFS transporter: MKRSTYLSLILILGSLTALGPFTIDMYLPGFPAIAEDLGVDVERVGLTLSSYFIGICAGQLLYGPLLDRFGRKKPLYIGLLLYIAASVGCAFATSLDGLVWLRFFQAVGSCAATVAAMAMVRDLFPVHENAKVFALLMLVVGASPMVAPTVGGYVTSAIGWHSVFTILAVMGALMLLACIFWLPDSFRPDTSLSLKPAPIIRNFWSVWKEPQFYTYALTGAVAFSALFTYVSGSPKVFMQVFQLSDKAYGWVFAALSVGFIGSSQVNTIMLKRYSSEQILPVALSVMSVAALLFVWGSGAGWLGLWGTIGTLAVLLCCLGFVNPNTAALSLAPFARNAGTASALMGALQMGAGALASVFVSLFKENTAFPMAACMTVAALLSLLILAVGRTVIASRKTAHS; encoded by the coding sequence TTGAAACGTTCGACTTATTTATCGCTGATTCTCATTTTGGGCAGCCTGACCGCGCTGGGCCCTTTTACGATCGACATGTACCTGCCCGGCTTTCCCGCCATCGCGGAAGATTTGGGGGTGGATGTGGAAAGAGTGGGACTGACATTGTCCAGTTATTTCATCGGCATCTGCGCCGGACAATTGCTGTATGGCCCGCTGCTGGACCGCTTCGGGCGGAAGAAACCCCTGTACATAGGGCTGCTGCTCTACATCGCCGCATCGGTAGGTTGTGCGTTCGCCACCTCGCTGGACGGCCTCGTGTGGCTGCGGTTCTTCCAGGCGGTGGGCTCCTGTGCGGCTACGGTGGCGGCGATGGCCATGGTGCGCGATCTGTTCCCCGTCCATGAAAACGCGAAAGTGTTTGCGCTGCTGATGCTGGTGGTGGGCGCGTCTCCCATGGTAGCGCCTACCGTCGGCGGATATGTGACCAGCGCCATCGGCTGGCATTCGGTGTTTACGATACTCGCCGTGATGGGGGCGCTCATGCTGCTGGCGTGTATCTTTTGGCTGCCAGACAGCTTCCGGCCCGATACTTCGCTGTCGCTCAAGCCGGCGCCCATTATCCGCAATTTCTGGTCGGTGTGGAAAGAGCCGCAATTCTATACTTACGCGCTCACCGGTGCCGTGGCGTTTTCCGCGTTGTTCACGTACGTTTCCGGTTCGCCGAAAGTTTTTATGCAGGTGTTCCAATTGTCCGATAAAGCATATGGATGGGTGTTTGCCGCGCTGAGCGTGGGTTTCATCGGTTCCAGCCAGGTAAATACCATCATGTTGAAACGCTACAGTAGCGAGCAGATCTTGCCCGTGGCGCTGTCTGTGATGAGCGTAGCCGCCCTGTTGTTTGTTTGGGGATCAGGTGCGGGATGGTTGGGCCTGTGGGGCACGATCGGCACGCTGGCCGTACTGCTTTGCTGCCTGGGTTTCGTGAACCCCAACACCGCCGCACTTTCGCTGGCGCCGTTTGCGCGCAATGCAGGAACGGCTTCCGCGCTCATGGGCGCGCTGCAAATGGGCGCAGGCGCGCTGGCTTCGGTGTTCGTGAGCCTTTTCAAGGAAAATACCGCATTCCCCATGGCCGCCTGCATGACGGTTGCCGCTTTGCTATCACTGTTGATACTGGCTGTGGGGCGAACGGTCATCGCTTCGCGGAAAACGGCGCATTCCTGA
- a CDS encoding NAD(P)/FAD-dependent oxidoreductase — protein MVSNNNIQVYEVAIAGGSSAGLSAALTLGRTLRKTVVIDGGSPRNRFAAHAHNFFTRDNTPPSELLRIAREQLQPYETVDLVEGYITAASKTDGGFLLETRAGDKYFAKKIVLATGLKDDLDDIPGLEELWGNRVIHCPYCHGWEVRRLPVCVIANGEAAEHYAVTLSNWHSDITFLTQGESRISAEMTEKFVEKGYKLNTAPIKGLEKSGEGVRITLQNGDVLETGAVYYRPQKLLYHNSLAEQLGCEMSPEGVVTVSPMFETTVPGVFAAGDLTHAGLHQLYMSAMGGHLAGTNANRQLTQEAW, from the coding sequence ATGGTTTCAAATAATAACATCCAGGTTTACGAAGTCGCCATCGCAGGCGGATCGTCGGCAGGCCTCAGCGCCGCGTTGACATTGGGGCGGACGTTGCGCAAGACCGTCGTGATAGACGGCGGATCGCCGCGCAACCGCTTTGCGGCCCATGCCCATAATTTCTTCACGCGCGACAATACCCCGCCTTCCGAACTGCTCCGCATCGCCCGGGAGCAGTTGCAGCCGTATGAAACGGTAGACCTGGTGGAAGGGTACATCACCGCCGCGTCAAAAACGGACGGTGGTTTTCTGCTGGAAACCCGCGCCGGTGATAAATACTTCGCGAAAAAAATCGTGCTGGCCACCGGTTTGAAAGACGACCTGGACGACATTCCCGGGCTGGAGGAACTCTGGGGCAACCGCGTCATCCATTGCCCGTATTGCCACGGCTGGGAAGTGCGCCGGCTGCCGGTTTGCGTGATCGCCAACGGCGAAGCAGCAGAACATTACGCCGTTACATTATCCAACTGGCACAGCGATATCACCTTCCTCACCCAGGGCGAAAGCCGGATCAGCGCGGAAATGACGGAAAAATTCGTGGAGAAGGGATACAAGCTGAACACCGCTCCCATCAAGGGTTTGGAGAAAAGCGGAGAAGGTGTGAGGATCACGCTGCAGAACGGGGATGTGCTGGAAACCGGCGCGGTGTATTACCGGCCGCAGAAACTGTTGTACCACAATTCCCTGGCGGAACAACTGGGCTGCGAAATGAGCCCCGAGGGCGTGGTGACCGTCAGCCCCATGTTCGAGACCACCGTACCAGGCGTTTTTGCCGCCGGCGACCTCACGCATGCGGGGCTTCACCAGTTATACATGTCGGCCATGGGCGGACATCTGGCCGGTACCAACGCCAACCGCCAGCTGACGCAGGAGGCCTGGTGA
- a CDS encoding sensor histidine kinase, with protein MSLLNSQSAFLQNDAALVAIRDSQHRVQAISLIHKKLYQSDNVGVINMPHYIHELVDYLLDCFDAGRNVRFRINVAPIRLDVSQAVPIGLILNEAITNSIKYAFPGNREGNIHITFDRSAAGHFTLTVADDGIGLPPDFEPGQSRSLGMSLMEGLSNDLGGHFNIRNTTDGGAEISVWFEDENFIRPELLDRPAGSVNQ; from the coding sequence ATGAGCCTGCTCAACAGCCAAAGCGCCTTCCTGCAGAACGATGCCGCGCTCGTAGCCATCCGCGACAGCCAGCACCGCGTGCAGGCGATTTCGCTCATCCACAAAAAACTGTACCAGTCAGACAATGTGGGCGTCATCAACATGCCGCATTACATCCATGAACTGGTGGATTACCTCCTGGATTGCTTCGACGCCGGCCGGAACGTGCGCTTCCGCATCAACGTAGCGCCCATCCGGCTAGACGTTTCGCAGGCCGTGCCCATCGGGCTCATCCTCAACGAAGCCATCACCAATTCCATCAAATACGCATTCCCCGGCAACCGCGAAGGCAACATCCACATTACGTTCGACCGGTCGGCAGCAGGGCATTTCACCCTGACGGTCGCCGACGACGGGATTGGACTGCCGCCGGATTTCGAGCCGGGGCAAAGCCGGTCTTTGGGAATGAGCCTCATGGAAGGTCTCAGCAACGACCTCGGCGGCCATTTCAACATCCGGAACACGACAGACGGCGGAGCGGAAATTTCGGTATGGTTCGAAGATGAAAATTTCATCCGCCCCGAATTGCTCGACCGGCCCGCGGGTTCCGTCAATCAATAA